One window of the Gavia stellata isolate bGavSte3 chromosome 9, bGavSte3.hap2, whole genome shotgun sequence genome contains the following:
- the C9H10orf88 gene encoding ATPase PAAT, protein MASGCAAEEAKAAADPADGPQEPCCVAAGCSWPCASPDGLARALCLRWDAGGGEASTEAVVVERRAGGGSEAPCVLDLECRPAGAGEMLSVGILSEARNMEVYVGEEYCGTGRGESLGAARPPGETEKVTLYRKYLKFECPAASCRIKLLSIGEKQRVLISKIIVQVRTVSAKLATDFPSLGSSIDLDRVQTIMESMGSKLSPGAQQLMDMVRCQQKNSLPLGDKLNWIFRKNSDFGDDHAIDGLRSAAIQASLDQSASEPLSVKNHLTSETVYEDLKISCDRNIQAPERGNTSDSERLTTQQNTVDLRNYFKVTGSLHMQEQASETPNAANPQVLLPFLQNLCSQVNHLRLKDGDRRFGKNAATKEEGIQCVGVEQQPICSYLEKMISKNMDLMEKKLMDYIDCQIQALQTHIDNKMVLLMDLVQNSKPNKISQAHYDSNEGFSNGER, encoded by the exons ATGGCGAGCGGCTGCGCGGCGGAGGAGGCGAAGGCGGCGGCGGACCCCGCCGACGGCCCGCAGGAGCCCTGCTGCGTGGCGGCGGGGTGCTCCTGGCCCTGCGCGTCGCCGGACGGCCTGGCCCGGGCGCTCTGCCTGCGGTGGGACGCGGGCGGCGGCGAGGCCAG CACCGAGGCCGTCGTCGTGGagaggcgggcgggcggcgggagcgaGGCGCCCTGCGTGCTTGACCTGGAGTGCCGGCCAGCCGGCGCCGGGGAGATGCTCTCCGTCGGTATCCTGAGCGAGGCCCGGAACATGGAGGTGTACGTGGGCGAGGAGTACTGCGGGACCGGCCGGGGCGAGAGCCTGGGCGCCGCTCGGCCCCCGGG tgaAACTGAAAAGGTTACTTTATACAGAAAGTACCTTAAATTCGAATGCCCTGCAGCCTCCTGTAGAATTAAG CTTCTCTCCAttggtgagaaacaaagagtACTCATCAGTAAAATAATTGTACAAGTGAGAACAGTGTCTGCAAAACTAGCAACTGATTTTCCTTCACTAGGCTCAAGCATAGATCTAGACAGAGTGCAAACTATAATGGAATCTATGGGATCTAAGTTGTCTCCAGGTGCTCAGCAACTCATGGACATGGTCCGATGTCAGCAGAAA AACAGTTTACCTCTTGGAGACAAACTTAATTGGATCTTTAGGAAAAATTCAGACTTTGGAGATGACCACGCAATAGATGGATTGCGCAGTGCAGCTATTCAGGCATCACTAGATCAATCAGCCAGTGAACCTTTGTCTGTTAAAAATCATTTAACAAGTGAAACAGTATATGAAGACTTAAAAATAAGTTGTGATCGCAACATACAGGCACCTGAAAGAGGGAATACTTCTGATTCTGAAAGACTTACTACCCAGCAAAATACAGTTGacctcagaaattattttaaagtcacAGGATCTCTGCATATGCAGGAACAAGCTAGTGAAACCCCAAATGCAGCTAATCCACAGgtgcttcttccttttctccaaaacttATGTAGTCAGGTAAATCATCTTCGGCTAAAAGATGGCGATAGGCGTTTTGGTAAAAATGCAGCGACTAAAGAGGAAGGCATTCAGTGTGTTGG AGTAGAACAACAGCCTATTTGCTCCTATTTGGAAAAGATGATCTCAAAAAATATGGATCTGATGGAGAAGAAACTAATGGACTATATTGATTGCCAAATTCAGGCTCTTCAGACACATATAGATAATAAAATGGTTCTCTTAATGGACTTGGTTCAGAACTCAAAGCCAAACAAAATTTCACAAGCGCACTATGATTCTAACGAGGGGTTCTCTAATGGAGAGAGATAG